One stretch of Pandoraea oxalativorans DNA includes these proteins:
- the yjgA gene encoding ribosome biogenesis factor YjgA, producing the protein MTHIHRFNRIAHSELSDEGPSKSQRKRESHALQDLGEELVNLAKDALARVPMPENLGRAVRDCRTITAHEGRRRQMQYVGKQMRTLDEQEIEAIQRALDVIKGVSKAETAKLHALERWRERLLAKDEALTELLTQHPDADGQQLRTLIRNARREQAAQKPPKAFRELFQVLKDLLGTGSTAAETSDDAENDLPEFPTREDY; encoded by the coding sequence ATGACGCACATTCATCGCTTTAACCGTATCGCCCACAGCGAGCTTTCCGACGAAGGCCCGAGCAAATCCCAGCGCAAGCGCGAGTCGCATGCCCTGCAGGATCTGGGTGAAGAACTGGTCAACCTGGCCAAGGACGCGCTCGCGCGCGTGCCGATGCCCGAAAACCTCGGACGCGCCGTCCGGGACTGCCGCACGATCACCGCCCACGAAGGCCGACGCCGTCAAATGCAGTACGTGGGCAAGCAAATGCGCACGCTCGATGAGCAGGAAATCGAGGCCATTCAACGCGCGCTCGACGTGATCAAGGGCGTCTCGAAGGCGGAAACGGCCAAACTGCACGCCCTGGAACGCTGGCGCGAACGCTTGCTGGCCAAGGACGAGGCACTGACCGAGCTGCTTACCCAGCACCCGGATGCCGATGGCCAGCAGCTTCGCACGCTCATTCGCAATGCGCGCCGTGAACAGGCAGCGCAAAAACCGCCTAAGGCCTTCCGCGAACTGTTCCAGGTCCTCAAGGATCTGCTCGGCACGGGATCGACTGCGGCCGAAACTTCGGACGATGCCGAAAACGATCTGCCGGAATTCCCAACCCGTGAGGATTATTGA
- the pmbA gene encoding metalloprotease PmbA has protein sequence MSQATQHFTHTQDQLKEIVSDVLQYARSLGATDAAAEISEGDGLSVSVRRGKVETIERNRDKLVGVTVFIGQRRGNASTSDFSRKALHDTVDAAYNIARFTAEDDCAGLAESELLEMHPQELSLFHPWDITADEAVELARRAEKAALDVSPLIKNSEGAGVSAQHSQFLLGTTRGFLAGYPYSRHYLSVSPIAGSGSHMQRDDWYSSKRAAGDLASPEAVGQYAAERALARLHARKLSTRKCAVLFEAPLAAGLLGAFVQGVSGGALYRKATFLVDTLGKPVFADHVGIHEDPHVPRAMGSAPYDEEGVKTRARDVVSDGVVQGYFLSTYSARKLGMQTTGNAGGSHNLRMYSKLTAPTDDFRAMLRKLGTGLLVTELMGQGVNYVTGDYSRGASGFWVENGEIQYPVEEITLAGNLNDMFRQIVAIGADTLVRGTKEVGSILIEQMTIAGH, from the coding sequence ATGTCCCAAGCGACCCAGCACTTCACGCATACCCAGGATCAACTCAAGGAAATCGTCAGCGACGTGTTGCAGTACGCCCGTTCGCTCGGCGCAACGGACGCTGCGGCGGAGATCTCCGAGGGCGACGGTCTGTCGGTCTCGGTGCGGCGCGGCAAGGTCGAAACCATCGAACGCAATCGCGACAAGCTGGTCGGCGTGACGGTTTTCATCGGCCAGCGCCGTGGTAACGCGAGCACGTCCGATTTCTCCCGCAAGGCGCTGCACGACACGGTCGATGCGGCCTACAACATCGCCCGTTTCACGGCGGAAGACGACTGCGCGGGGCTTGCGGAGTCCGAACTGCTTGAAATGCATCCGCAGGAACTGTCGCTCTTCCATCCGTGGGATATCACCGCCGACGAAGCGGTCGAGCTGGCCCGGCGCGCCGAGAAAGCGGCGCTCGACGTCAGCCCGTTGATCAAGAATTCCGAGGGCGCGGGTGTTTCCGCCCAGCATTCCCAATTCCTGCTCGGTACGACCCGCGGTTTCCTCGCCGGCTACCCGTATTCGCGCCATTACCTGTCCGTTTCGCCTATCGCGGGTTCGGGCAGCCATATGCAGCGCGACGACTGGTATTCGTCGAAGCGCGCGGCCGGCGACCTGGCGTCGCCCGAGGCCGTCGGCCAATACGCGGCTGAGCGCGCACTGGCGCGCCTGCACGCTCGCAAGCTGTCGACGCGCAAGTGCGCGGTGCTGTTCGAAGCGCCGCTGGCGGCCGGGCTGCTCGGCGCATTCGTGCAAGGCGTCAGTGGCGGTGCGCTGTATCGCAAGGCGACGTTCCTCGTCGACACGTTGGGTAAGCCGGTGTTTGCCGATCACGTCGGTATCCATGAAGACCCGCACGTCCCGCGCGCCATGGGCAGCGCGCCGTACGACGAAGAGGGCGTCAAAACGCGTGCTCGCGACGTAGTCAGCGACGGCGTGGTGCAAGGCTACTTTCTGTCGACCTATTCGGCCCGAAAGCTCGGCATGCAGACGACGGGTAACGCAGGCGGGTCGCATAACCTGCGCATGTACAGCAAGCTCACGGCGCCGACGGACGACTTCCGCGCCATGCTGCGCAAGCTCGGCACCGGCCTGCTGGTGACCGAACTGATGGGGCAGGGCGTGAACTACGTGACGGGCGACTATTCGCGCGGCGCCTCCGGTTTCTGGGTCGAGAACGGGGAGATTCAGTACCCGGTCGAGGAAATTACGCTCGCAGGCAACCTGAACGACATGTTCCGACAGATCGTAGCCATCGGCGCGGACACGCTGGTGCGCGGCACGAAGGAGGTCGGGTCAATCCTGATTGAACAAATGACCATCGCCGGTCATTGA
- a CDS encoding ABC transporter substrate-binding protein, producing MKSTMTKLLSALVATGMVAAAHAADLKIGVAEALSGGAAQYGAAIKNGFQLAADEINAAGGINGNKLVLQIEDEQGKKEEAINVFKKLIFQDKVLMVFGPTLSNSAQAADPIAQAGKTVAFGTSNTADGITSIGDFIFRNSVTEADVLPETIKVAAKHTGIKKVAVLYGNDDVFTKSGYDNFKKALEDLKIPVTTTETFAKGDVDFKAQLTKIKASNPDAIVLSALIAEGAPIMVQARQLGINVPFIGGNGMNSVKIFDLAKGSSDGLWVGSPWSIENNTPANTKFIAAYKAKYNVAPDQFAAQSYDAMYIAAGAIKNVKISGNLDADRKALRDALPKVTHDGATGKFAFRQATGKGGKPAGYDAQQAPIVSVTKGGKYVIEK from the coding sequence ATGAAAAGCACCATGACCAAGTTGCTGAGCGCACTTGTCGCGACGGGGATGGTGGCTGCGGCCCACGCAGCCGATCTGAAGATCGGTGTGGCCGAAGCACTGTCGGGTGGCGCTGCGCAATACGGCGCGGCCATCAAGAACGGTTTCCAGCTTGCCGCTGACGAAATCAATGCCGCAGGTGGCATCAACGGCAACAAGCTCGTGCTTCAGATCGAAGACGAGCAGGGCAAAAAGGAAGAGGCGATCAACGTCTTCAAGAAGCTGATCTTCCAGGACAAGGTGCTCATGGTCTTCGGCCCGACGCTGTCGAACTCGGCGCAGGCAGCCGATCCGATCGCGCAAGCCGGCAAGACGGTTGCGTTCGGTACCTCCAACACGGCTGACGGCATTACCTCCATCGGCGATTTCATCTTCCGCAATTCGGTGACCGAAGCCGACGTGCTGCCGGAGACCATCAAGGTCGCGGCCAAGCACACGGGCATCAAGAAGGTTGCCGTGCTGTACGGTAACGACGATGTCTTTACCAAGAGCGGTTACGACAACTTCAAGAAGGCGCTCGAAGACCTGAAGATCCCGGTCACGACGACCGAAACGTTCGCCAAGGGCGACGTGGACTTCAAGGCTCAGCTCACGAAGATCAAGGCCTCGAACCCGGACGCCATCGTGCTGTCGGCGCTGATCGCCGAAGGCGCGCCGATCATGGTGCAAGCCCGTCAATTGGGTATCAATGTACCGTTCATCGGCGGCAACGGCATGAACTCGGTCAAGATCTTCGATCTGGCCAAGGGCAGCTCGGATGGCCTGTGGGTGGGTAGCCCGTGGTCGATCGAGAACAACACGCCGGCCAACACGAAGTTCATCGCTGCCTACAAGGCGAAGTACAACGTGGCACCGGATCAGTTCGCCGCACAGTCGTACGACGCGATGTACATCGCTGCCGGCGCGATCAAGAACGTGAAGATCTCCGGCAACCTCGACGCAGACCGTAAGGCACTGCGCGATGCGCTGCCGAAGGTCACGCATGATGGCGCAACCGGCAAGTTCGCGTTCCGTCAGGCAACGGGCAAGGGCGGCAAGCCGGCTGGCTACGATGCACAACAAGCGCCGATCGTCAGCGTGACGAAGGGCGGCAAGTACGTCATCGAGAAGTAA
- a CDS encoding branched-chain amino acid ABC transporter permease has product MLEQQLVNALSLGCVYALFALGFTLVFGILGVINLSHGAVFMVGAYAALQAVVHLHLPLWAAIVTAVIVSGLLGLVIDVLVLKPLRKRGAPHLIPMIATIGVGILLNNGVQGIFGAENLRFPYDVVSQDTLTVAGVHMTVLELAIIFISFALMAVLITTIKKTQLGRALRAIAESPKAAYLLGINVEGLFLATSFAAAGLGGMAGVLIGLYSNAVFPLMGQPMLHKGIAVIILGGMGDIRGAMIGGLFLGFAEVLSVAYIGSNMRDAVAFGLLFLILLVRPQGLFGKVLERKA; this is encoded by the coding sequence ATGCTGGAACAGCAACTCGTCAACGCGCTCTCCCTCGGGTGCGTGTACGCCTTGTTCGCGCTCGGGTTCACCCTCGTGTTCGGCATCCTCGGCGTTATCAATCTCTCGCACGGCGCGGTCTTCATGGTCGGCGCCTACGCGGCGCTGCAAGCCGTCGTGCATCTGCATCTGCCGCTGTGGGCGGCCATTGTGACGGCCGTGATCGTGTCGGGCCTGCTCGGCCTGGTCATCGACGTGCTCGTGCTCAAACCGCTGCGCAAGCGCGGTGCGCCTCACCTGATTCCGATGATTGCCACCATTGGCGTGGGCATTTTGCTCAACAACGGAGTGCAGGGCATCTTCGGCGCAGAGAACCTGCGCTTCCCGTACGACGTCGTCTCGCAGGACACCCTGACCGTGGCGGGCGTCCACATGACGGTGCTCGAACTTGCGATCATCTTCATCTCGTTCGCGCTGATGGCCGTGCTCATCACCACGATCAAGAAGACGCAGCTCGGACGTGCGCTACGCGCGATCGCCGAGTCGCCCAAGGCGGCGTACCTGCTCGGCATCAACGTCGAAGGGCTGTTCCTCGCCACGTCGTTCGCCGCAGCGGGGCTGGGCGGTATGGCCGGTGTGCTGATCGGCCTGTACTCCAACGCTGTGTTCCCGCTCATGGGGCAACCCATGCTGCACAAGGGCATTGCGGTGATCATTCTTGGCGGCATGGGCGATATTCGCGGCGCGATGATTGGCGGCTTGTTCCTCGGTTTTGCCGAAGTGTTGTCGGTGGCTTACATCGGCTCGAACATGCGCGACGCCGTGGCGTTCGGCCTCTTGTTCCTGATCCTGCTGGTGCGTCCGCAGGGGTTGTTCGGCAAAGTGCTCGAACGCAAAGCGTAA
- a CDS encoding branched-chain amino acid ABC transporter permease, translated as MDWFNNFWAVYSNLVLTLGTNALLALSIYLTLSCGMLAMANAAFMGIGAYTAALLTMNYETPFAVSLAGGMAAPALVAFIIGKPTLRLSGVYLAMATLGFGEVVRVLILNTEDLTGGALGLNGIPQLTQWWHVAGAVVIALAVLWRLRRSKVGRAFEAIKEDETAAGLMGINVTGYKMLAFVLGAVLAGLAGALNAHLTFFIGPNEFGFDRGVEILTMAILGGINGLVGPVLGSTILTLLPELLRAFNDFRLVVNGLILVLIVLFLPKGIWDPVRFRRWFRAGKTRSASST; from the coding sequence ATGGACTGGTTCAATAATTTCTGGGCGGTATATAGCAATCTGGTGCTGACTCTCGGCACCAATGCGCTGCTGGCCCTGTCGATTTATCTCACGCTGTCGTGCGGCATGCTGGCGATGGCCAACGCCGCGTTCATGGGAATCGGAGCGTACACCGCAGCCTTGCTGACGATGAACTACGAGACGCCGTTTGCGGTGTCGTTGGCGGGCGGCATGGCCGCACCTGCGCTGGTTGCATTCATCATCGGCAAGCCGACGCTGCGTCTGTCGGGTGTGTATCTGGCGATGGCGACGCTCGGTTTCGGCGAAGTCGTGCGTGTGCTCATCCTCAACACGGAAGATCTGACGGGCGGTGCGCTCGGTCTGAACGGCATTCCGCAACTCACGCAGTGGTGGCATGTGGCCGGCGCGGTGGTGATCGCGCTTGCCGTGCTGTGGCGTCTGCGTCGCTCCAAGGTTGGCCGTGCGTTCGAGGCAATCAAGGAAGACGAGACGGCCGCAGGGCTGATGGGCATCAACGTGACGGGTTACAAGATGCTGGCGTTCGTGCTCGGCGCGGTGCTGGCCGGTCTTGCCGGTGCCCTCAATGCGCATCTGACGTTCTTCATCGGACCGAACGAATTCGGGTTCGATCGCGGCGTCGAGATTCTGACGATGGCGATCCTCGGCGGCATCAATGGCCTTGTGGGGCCGGTGCTCGGCAGCACGATTCTGACGCTTCTGCCCGAACTGCTGCGCGCATTCAACGACTTCCGTCTGGTGGTCAACGGCCTGATTCTGGTGCTGATCGTGTTGTTCCTGCCCAAGGGCATCTGGGATCCGGTGCGTTTTCGCCGTTGGTTCCGTGCCGGCAAGACGCGTTCGGCGTCTTCCACGTAA
- a CDS encoding ABC transporter ATP-binding protein: protein MLKLSNISKRFGGLHVLQDVNIEVPQGTIFGLIGPNGAGKTTVFNLITGLLQPTGGSITFNGESLVGEKPHRITQRGIARTFQNIRIFKEMTLIENVVVGMHRHLSYGPAGLLLSLPGFRDMEKRSRERAHELLSWVKLDHKAYDIADNLSYGDQRKLELARALATEPKLLLLDEPVAGMNTGEKVDLMSEIENIKARGYTIFMIEHDMRFVMGLCERIAVLNFGRIIAEGKPDEIKNNPQVIEAYLGRDDDDDAAALAAGAEDKA from the coding sequence ATGCTTAAGCTTTCCAATATTTCCAAGCGATTCGGCGGTCTGCACGTGCTGCAGGACGTCAATATCGAGGTGCCGCAGGGCACCATCTTCGGCCTGATCGGCCCGAACGGTGCGGGCAAGACGACTGTCTTCAACCTGATCACGGGCTTGTTGCAGCCTACCGGCGGCAGCATCACGTTCAACGGTGAGAGTCTGGTCGGCGAAAAGCCGCACCGGATCACGCAGCGTGGTATTGCCCGCACGTTCCAGAACATCCGCATCTTCAAAGAGATGACGCTGATCGAGAACGTGGTGGTCGGCATGCACCGTCACCTCTCGTATGGTCCGGCGGGCTTGCTGCTCTCGTTGCCGGGCTTCCGCGACATGGAGAAGCGCTCTCGCGAGCGTGCCCATGAACTGCTGTCGTGGGTCAAGCTCGACCACAAGGCGTACGACATTGCCGACAATCTTTCGTACGGCGATCAGCGCAAGCTCGAACTGGCGCGAGCGCTGGCGACCGAGCCCAAGCTGCTGCTGCTCGACGAACCGGTTGCGGGCATGAACACCGGCGAGAAAGTCGATCTCATGAGCGAGATCGAGAACATCAAGGCACGCGGTTACACGATCTTCATGATCGAGCACGACATGCGTTTCGTGATGGGCTTGTGCGAGCGTATCGCGGTGCTGAACTTCGGACGCATCATCGCCGAAGGCAAGCCGGACGAGATCAAGAACAACCCGCAGGTTATCGAAGCCTATCTGGGCCGCGATGACGACGACGATGCGGCTGCGTTGGCGGCTGGCGCGGAGGACAAGGCATGA
- a CDS encoding ABC transporter ATP-binding protein has translation MSALLEVKGLKVAYGHIEAVKGVDFALREHEITSLVGANGAGKSTTLLALSGLIKKQGGTILFEGEDIGGLAPNKIVQRGLVQVAEGRATLTTMSVRENLELGAYTRRDKQNVKPDLDKVLERFPRLAERIDQMAGNLSGGEQQMLAIGRALMARPKLLLLDEPSMGLAPIIVQGIFATLKEINADGLTIFLVEQNVRQALKIAQHGYVLETGKVVLDDTGRNLLGNPRVLEAYLGG, from the coding sequence ATGAGCGCGCTGCTCGAAGTGAAGGGTCTGAAAGTGGCCTATGGGCATATCGAGGCTGTGAAGGGCGTCGATTTTGCGTTGCGCGAGCATGAAATCACCTCGCTTGTTGGGGCGAACGGTGCGGGTAAGTCCACCACGCTGCTGGCGCTATCCGGCCTCATCAAGAAGCAGGGCGGCACGATTCTCTTCGAAGGTGAGGACATTGGCGGGCTGGCACCCAACAAGATCGTGCAACGCGGGCTGGTGCAGGTGGCCGAGGGGCGTGCCACGCTCACGACGATGTCCGTTCGCGAGAACCTCGAACTTGGAGCCTATACGCGGCGCGACAAACAAAACGTGAAGCCCGATCTGGATAAGGTGCTGGAGCGTTTTCCGCGACTCGCCGAGCGCATCGATCAGATGGCCGGGAACCTGTCGGGCGGCGAGCAGCAGATGCTGGCGATCGGTCGTGCGTTGATGGCGCGCCCGAAGCTATTGCTGCTCGATGAACCGTCCATGGGCCTCGCGCCGATCATCGTCCAGGGGATTTTCGCTACGCTCAAAGAGATCAACGCTGACGGCCTGACCATCTTCCTGGTCGAGCAGAACGTGCGTCAGGCGCTGAAGATTGCGCAGCACGGCTATGTGCTGGAGACGGGCAAAGTTGTGCTCGACGACACCGGCCGGAATCTGCTGGGCAATCCGCGGGTGCTGGAGGCGTATCTGGGCGGCTGA
- a CDS encoding sensor domain-containing diguanylate cyclase, giving the protein MDGFLMERASRGQRAFAGCLAIAILAALILAAPQATAVLPAVAPFLPMCGLTVFTTATIVAYLLCGQFHVTRLPVFGLLAGAYAFTALTVAMQLLTFPGLFAPSGLLGARPTTSGWIWVFWHAGFPTLVLIAMISRRLFAPQSITQLPSPGKGIGIYVGMPLAVGVLLCLVALTVPLPPALSPATSPGDFSSGVVGIVLLVLNLVALGAVLGIGRLRTVLDLWVALAVLACVTDTVLSLMSTVRFSLGWYLARFFSMSAPGLLVCVLVWEVTRLYRELTRAHLRLIEYSNRDALTGIYNRRYFNDRFPSDYEQARRAGRPLSLLMIDVDHFKRYNDAYGHPVGDECLEHVALALMRATHRPADLVARYGGEEFVIVLPDTDERGALFVATRVTQSVRALAKPGPGPQGYVTVSVGCATHVPQQGNAEDTPDRLIALADDALYAAKRLGRDRVEVAQGVPADSEDVGGAAADASHANLSA; this is encoded by the coding sequence ATGGACGGCTTTCTGATGGAGCGTGCATCGCGAGGGCAACGGGCGTTTGCTGGCTGTCTGGCGATCGCCATCCTCGCCGCCTTGATACTCGCGGCACCGCAAGCCACGGCTGTGCTACCCGCCGTCGCGCCGTTCCTGCCGATGTGCGGGCTAACGGTGTTCACGACGGCCACGATTGTGGCGTACTTGCTCTGCGGACAGTTCCACGTGACGCGTCTGCCCGTCTTCGGCTTGCTCGCAGGCGCTTACGCCTTCACGGCGCTCACCGTCGCCATGCAGTTGCTTACTTTTCCAGGCCTCTTCGCGCCGAGCGGGCTATTGGGCGCAAGGCCAACGACCTCCGGGTGGATCTGGGTCTTCTGGCACGCTGGTTTTCCTACGCTGGTCCTGATCGCCATGATCTCGCGACGGCTGTTCGCGCCCCAATCCATCACGCAATTGCCCTCACCGGGTAAGGGCATCGGCATCTACGTCGGCATGCCGCTTGCTGTGGGCGTCCTGCTTTGTCTGGTGGCATTGACCGTCCCGCTCCCGCCCGCGCTCTCGCCTGCCACGTCCCCCGGCGATTTCTCCAGCGGTGTCGTTGGTATCGTGCTGCTGGTGCTGAACCTCGTTGCGCTCGGGGCCGTGCTGGGCATCGGAAGGTTGCGCACGGTGCTCGACCTCTGGGTGGCGCTTGCTGTGCTCGCCTGTGTGACGGATACGGTACTTAGCCTGATGAGTACGGTTCGCTTCTCACTAGGTTGGTATCTCGCGCGCTTTTTCAGCATGTCGGCGCCGGGCCTGCTGGTCTGCGTGCTCGTGTGGGAAGTGACGCGGCTGTATCGCGAACTTACCCGGGCCCACCTGCGCCTCATCGAATACAGCAATCGTGACGCGCTGACCGGCATCTACAATCGCCGGTATTTCAACGACCGGTTTCCCAGCGATTACGAGCAGGCGCGCCGCGCGGGCCGACCGCTATCGCTGCTGATGATCGACGTCGACCATTTCAAGCGCTACAACGACGCCTACGGTCACCCGGTGGGCGACGAGTGTCTTGAGCACGTCGCGCTTGCGCTGATGCGGGCGACGCATCGGCCCGCCGATCTCGTCGCCCGCTACGGCGGCGAGGAGTTCGTTATCGTGCTGCCCGATACGGACGAGCGTGGCGCGCTGTTCGTGGCGACACGGGTCACGCAGAGCGTACGAGCGTTGGCGAAGCCCGGCCCGGGGCCGCAAGGCTATGTCACCGTCAGCGTCGGATGCGCAACCCACGTACCGCAGCAAGGGAACGCCGAAGACACGCCCGACCGGTTGATTGCGCTAGCGGACGATGCACTCTACGCAGCCAAGCGCCTTGGTCGCGACCGTGTTGAGGTGGCACAGGGAGTGCCGGCTGATAGTGAAGACGTTGGCGGCGCCGCCGCCGATGCGTCGCATGCCAACCTGAGTGCGTGA
- a CDS encoding dihydrofolate reductase, with protein MTILTLVVARAENGVIGRDNQLPWRLPEDLAHFKRTTLGKPIVMGRKTFDSIGRPLPGRRNIVVSRNPDLKIDGCEVAGSLVDAMRLCVGAEEICLIGGAQLYAESLASADKVVVTEIAKAFEGDAHFPDLPAAQWRETARETHHSPAPNDFDYSIVTYERV; from the coding sequence ATGACGATTCTGACGCTTGTGGTCGCCCGCGCCGAGAATGGCGTGATCGGGCGTGACAATCAGTTGCCGTGGCGTCTGCCTGAGGACCTTGCGCACTTCAAGCGCACCACGCTGGGCAAGCCCATCGTCATGGGACGCAAGACGTTCGACTCGATCGGCCGTCCGCTGCCCGGACGTCGCAACATTGTGGTTTCTCGCAATCCCGACCTGAAAATCGACGGCTGCGAAGTCGCTGGCTCGCTGGTGGACGCCATGCGGCTGTGCGTCGGTGCGGAGGAAATTTGTCTGATCGGCGGTGCGCAGCTTTATGCCGAATCGCTTGCCAGTGCCGACAAGGTCGTCGTGACGGAGATCGCCAAAGCGTTCGAGGGCGATGCGCATTTCCCCGACCTCCCGGCCGCCCAATGGCGTGAGACGGCACGCGAAACGCACCATTCCCCTGCCCCGAACGATTTCGACTATTCGATCGTGACCTACGAGCGCGTCTGA
- a CDS encoding thymidylate synthase — protein sequence MKQYLDFMRHVLEHGTDKTDRTGTGTRSVFGYQMRFDLQEGFPLVTTKKVHIKSIVHELLWFLQGSTNVRYLQENGVSIWNEWADAEGELGPVYGAQWRSWPTPDGGHIDQITQIVDQIRSTPDSRRLIVSAWNVGEIPRMALPPCHAFFQFYVADGKLSCQLYQRSADIFLGVPFNIASYALLTHMVAQQTGLDVGDFVWTGGDCHLYNNHLEQVRTQLARTPFPLPKLEIARKPDSIFDYKFEDFHIAGYEAHPHIKAPVAV from the coding sequence ATGAAACAGTACCTAGACTTCATGCGCCATGTACTCGAACATGGCACAGACAAGACCGACCGCACGGGCACGGGCACGCGCTCGGTGTTCGGCTATCAGATGCGCTTCGACCTGCAGGAAGGGTTCCCGCTCGTCACCACGAAAAAAGTGCACATCAAATCGATCGTGCACGAACTGTTGTGGTTCCTGCAAGGCAGCACCAACGTGCGCTATTTGCAGGAAAACGGTGTCTCCATCTGGAACGAATGGGCGGATGCCGAGGGTGAACTCGGCCCCGTCTACGGCGCGCAATGGCGCTCGTGGCCGACACCCGATGGCGGTCACATCGACCAGATTACGCAGATCGTGGACCAGATCCGCTCGACACCGGATTCGCGCCGCCTGATCGTGTCCGCATGGAACGTCGGCGAGATTCCACGTATGGCGCTGCCCCCGTGCCATGCGTTCTTCCAGTTCTACGTTGCCGACGGCAAGTTGTCCTGCCAGCTCTATCAGCGTAGTGCGGACATCTTCCTCGGCGTGCCTTTCAACATCGCCAGCTACGCATTGTTGACGCACATGGTGGCGCAGCAAACGGGCCTGGATGTGGGCGACTTCGTCTGGACCGGTGGCGACTGCCATCTGTATAACAATCACCTCGAACAAGTGCGGACGCAGCTCGCGCGCACGCCGTTCCCGCTACCGAAACTGGAGATCGCGCGCAAGCCCGATTCGATCTTCGATTACAAGTTCGAGGACTTCCATATCGCGGGATACGAAGCGCATCCGCACATCAAGGCGCCGGTGGCCGTATGA
- a CDS encoding ABC transporter ATP-binding protein, translating into MPLPYLLLDHISVSYDTTGQTHIAVRDLSLSLARGEIGCLLGPSGCGKTTVLRAVCGFEPLAGGRIVLDGHEVANAQLCEPPERRHVGVVFQDYALFPHLNVAQNIGFGISRMARGERQARVEMLAERVGLAGTLKKYPHELSGGQQQRVALARALAPAPALLLLDEPFSNLDLDLRERLAVEVREIIRASGATAILVTHDQHEAFAMADRIGVMHAGAIAQWSAARELWRSPANRVVADFIGRGALIPGTFRGNADGGGISLEIGEIPVSPTLADKLIRSAARDTYPVSVDVLLRADDIAHDPASPFEAILVRRAFRGADQLYTLRLASGIEVVARVDGELAHETGERVGLRLTVQHPVAFATA; encoded by the coding sequence AGTTACGACACCACAGGCCAGACGCATATTGCGGTCCGCGATCTGTCGCTGTCCTTGGCCCGCGGTGAGATCGGCTGCCTGCTGGGGCCATCGGGATGCGGGAAGACGACCGTGCTTCGTGCGGTGTGCGGTTTCGAGCCGCTGGCAGGCGGGCGGATCGTGCTTGACGGTCACGAAGTCGCCAACGCACAGTTGTGCGAGCCGCCTGAGCGGCGTCATGTCGGCGTGGTGTTCCAGGACTACGCGTTGTTTCCGCACCTGAACGTCGCGCAAAACATCGGCTTTGGCATTAGCCGCATGGCGCGGGGGGAGCGCCAGGCTCGCGTCGAGATGCTGGCCGAGCGGGTCGGTCTGGCGGGCACGCTAAAGAAGTACCCGCATGAACTGTCCGGGGGGCAACAACAACGCGTCGCGCTTGCCCGTGCGCTGGCGCCCGCGCCTGCGTTGCTCCTCCTCGACGAGCCTTTCTCAAACCTCGATCTCGACCTGCGCGAGCGTCTGGCGGTGGAGGTTCGGGAGATCATTCGTGCCAGCGGCGCGACGGCGATTCTCGTCACGCACGATCAGCACGAAGCCTTCGCGATGGCCGACCGCATCGGCGTCATGCACGCGGGTGCCATCGCGCAGTGGTCTGCGGCACGTGAGCTCTGGCGGTCCCCGGCCAATCGCGTCGTCGCAGACTTTATCGGGCGTGGCGCGCTCATTCCCGGCACCTTCCGCGGCAACGCCGATGGCGGGGGCATCTCGCTTGAAATCGGGGAAATCCCCGTCTCGCCCACGCTTGCCGACAAGCTGATCCGAAGCGCCGCCCGCGATACCTATCCCGTGAGTGTCGATGTACTGCTTCGCGCAGACGACATTGCCCACGACCCTGCCAGTCCATTCGAAGCCATACTTGTGCGTCGTGCATTTCGCGGGGCCGATCAGTTGTACACGCTGCGTCTCGCGTCCGGCATCGAAGTGGTCGCGCGCGTCGACGGCGAACTGGCGCACGAGACCGGCGAGCGTGTCGGACTGCGCCTGACGGTGCAGCATCCGGTCGCATTCGCCACCGCCTGA